Within the Halorhabdus rudnickae genome, the region ACCAAAGTCACGAGGAAGGAACGGCTTGAAACGGTCGGTCGCTTCGGCGGGATTGCCGAAGATATAGCCGAAACCGAACGCGATGAGGACGATAATGACCGTGATCTTGACCATGGTCACGATATTTCCAGCGAGGCCGGTCTCCTTGGCGCCGCGGAAATTAATGTACGCGAACAGTGCTCCCGCGAATACGGCGAAGAGCTTCTCCGGGCCGAAGGAGATAAACAGGAGATCAACGGGCTGGAACAACTGAATGCCGAAATAGTCAGTTAACAGCAGGTGGACGAACGCACCGAACCCGAGCGTATACAGCGAGCCAGCGACTGCGTGAGCGAACCACGACATCCACCCGGCGAGAAAGGCCTGTGAGCGACCGAGTGCTTCTCGAACCCAGAGGTATCCCCCACCGGCTTCTGGAATCGCGGAACCGAGTTCCGCATAGACCATGCCCGTGAAGATAGTGATGAAACCGTTGAACGCGAAGGCCATCACAAGTCCGGGACCCGCCTGCCCTGCTGCCAGTCCCGTCAGCACGAAGATCCCGGCACCGATCATCGCACCGATGCCGATCATCGTAATATCGAATAGGGAAAGGTCCCGAGCAAGTTCCTCGTCGTGGCTGTGGCCCGGGAGTCCGCCGTCGTCACTCACGGGAATCACCACTGTTTTCCTTTGTGAACGGACCTTTATCGTACTCCCCGTCAGCGATTTTGTCCACGACATATTTGCCGTGCACTACGGTACCTTGAAGTCCTATCCATGCAAGTAGCGTGAGGACGGCCCCGATAGTCAGCACCGATACCATAATTGCCTGCCTGCCACTATTTTTGTCCATAGCATAAATTTTGGCACCCAGTTTTTGCTACCCAAATAAAATAGCAATATATTTTTCTAAACGAATTGCAGGGATACTAGTCTCAGATGAGAGTGAACAGATGACCGCGGTGATTCCCCGAGATAGCGAGTGTTAATGTTGGGTGTCGGCCGTACTTCCGGTATGGACCACCGTGTGGGTGAGGTCGATAAGCGCATTCTTATTACCTAACACAGGATGCGCGGAATACACAGGCGCCGCCGATCGTAGAAATGGGGGTATTACTGCGACGATCGAAATCGGATCGACCAACTCGAAAAACAGGGTATCCTCTGAAGAGTATGGTCGAATGGCATTGTGATCGGCATACAGTGCGGTGGCTATTCCACCTGCCCCTGACCCGGTCTCTATGACATCTGATATGTAATCTTAATCCATGGGTACGTACTCGACGATGGGTCAAATCACCACCAAGCCGATCCGACCCTGGAGACAAGTGGACTCCCCTTTTCGCCACGATCACCGATTTTGTCATCGACAAACAGGTGGTATGTGTAGTGGCAAGGAGGCCTATCAACTATATATCTGAAAATAGGGCTTCAACAGAGCCTTTTTGTCGTACACTGCGCTCGTCTCGGGCATGTTCGAGGTAGAGATCAAGGTCCGGGCCGACCACGCGACCGTCCGAGAGGCACTCGTCGATGCGGGAGCGAACCCCCTCGGGACGATCCGACAGGTGGACACCTACTACGAGGCCCCGCACCGGGATTTCGCCGCGACCGACGAGGCGCTACGGATTCGCCGGGAGCATCGCCACGGCGAGACGACGGTGAAACTTACTTACAAGGGCCCAAAGATCGACACCGAATCCAAGACCCGCGAGGAAGCGGAGACGACGGTCGGCGACGGCGAGACGGCCGACGCGATCCTCCGGGGACTCGGATTCGAACCCGCCGCGACAGTCGAAAAGGAACGCCATCGGTACAGACTGGATGAATACACCGTCACGCTCGACGACGTGACCGATCTCGGAGAGTTCGTCGAGATCGAGACGGACGTCAAAAGCGAGGACGCCGTCGAAGACGCCCGGGAAAAACTACAGTCGCGGCTTTCGAACGTCGGACTCGATCCCGCTGAAAGCATCCGGACCTCCTATCTCGGCCTCCTGCTTGATGCTTCTGAGTAATCGTTTGACTCTCGAAGGTTTCCGTAAGTTATAGACTCCGTGGCGGGCAAGGACTGGTAATGACCGATCGGAACATTCGCGTCTCGCGGGCGAGCGGACGGGCAGTCGAGGACCAGCGGGTCGAAATCGTCGAACGCAAGGGATTGGGCCATCCGGACTCGATCTGTGATGGGGTAGCTGAACGCGTTTCACAAGCGCTCGCCCAGGCGTATCTGGATCGGGTCGGTCGGGTCTTACACTACAACACCGACGAGACGCAACTCGTCGCGGGGACGTCCGCGCCGGCTTTCGGCGGCGGCGAGGTGATCGAACCGATCTACCTGCTGCTCGTCGGCCGCGCGACCAAAGAGTTCCAGGGCCAGCGCATCCCGACGGACACCATCGCCCTCCGGGCCGCCCGCGAGTACCTCGACGAAACGTTCCCGCACCTCGATGTCGGCTCGGACGTGATCGTCGACGTTCGACTGGGCGAGGGTAGCGGCGACCTGCAGGAAGTCTTCGGCGAGGATGGCGCGGCCGTACCGATGGCCAACGACACTTCCTACGGGGTCGGCCACGCGCCGCTGACCGAGACCGAGCAGATCGTCTTGAACACCGAACGGCGACTCAACGGCGAATACACGGACTCGCATCCGGAGATCGGTCAGGACATCAAGGTCATGGGCAAGCGCGAGGGCGAGCAGATCGACGTGACCGTCGCCGCGGCGACCGTCGACGCCCACGTCAACGACATCCACGAGTACCGGGATGCCGTCGAAGGCGTCCGGGAGTACGTGGCCGACCTCGCCGCCGAGTACACTGATCGCGAGGTCAGCGTCCACGTGAACACGGCAGACGACTACGAGGAGGGAGCGATTTACCTCACGACGACCGGCACCAGCGCCGAACAGGGGGACGACGGGTCGGTCGGTCGGGGCAATCGGGCAAACGGCCTCATCACGCCGAACCGTCCGATGAGCATGGAGGCCACCAGCGGGAAGAACCCGGTCAACCACATCGGGAAGATCTATAATCTACTCAGCACGGAGATCGCTCACTCGGTCGTCGAGGAGGTCGAGGGCATCAAGCAACTCCAGGTTCGGCTGCTCAGCCAGATCGGCTCGCCGATCGACGATCCCCACGTCGCCGACGCGACGATCATCACCGAGGACGGAGTGGACGTAGCCGATGTCGAAGACGATGTGACGGCCATCATCGATGAGGAACTCGCAGACATCACCGGGATCACCGAGCGCGTCATCGACGGCGAACTCTCGACGTTCTGACGCGCCGGGGAGACCCCTTCTTGTCCATCGGTCGCTGTCGAAGGCTGTTTACTCGCCCATCGAATACGGAAGGCTATGCATCCCCCGGGAGCCGACGTGGTCGTTGTCCGACACGGCGAAGTCGGCGTCAAGAGCGACCAGGTGCGGATGAAAATGGAGTTCCAGCTACAGGAGAACCTCAACGCGCTCCTCGCCGATCGCGATCTCACGGGGGACACCGGTTGTGAGCGCAATCGGCTGTACGTGCGGACGACAGAGGACAATGTTGAGGCGGCCACAGACGCCGCGACGGACGCTCCCGGCGTCGTCTCGGCCAGTCCCGCACGGTCGGTCGAACCATCAATGGAAGCGATCACCGAGACGCTCGAAGCGACCACCAGAGAATGCTACGACGGCGGCCCCTTCGCCGTTCGAGCCAGACGGGCCGGCGGCGACGAGATCCACGAGTTCACCAGCCGAGACATCGAGGAGCGAGGGGGATCGGCGATCTGGAACGCGATCGAAGCTATGGGGGAGACGCCGACGGTCGATCTCGACGATCCGGCGTTCACGGTCTATGTCGAGGCGCGTCCCGACGAGGCGTTCGTCTTCCTCGAGAAGCGCTCGGGACCGGGTGGTCTCCCGCTGGGCACCCAGGAGCCACTTGTGGCGCTGATCAGCGGCGGGATCGACTCGCCGGTGGCGGCCTGGCAGGCGATGACTCGGGGGGCACCGATCCTGCCAGTGTACGTCGATCTCGGCCCGTACGGCGGACCGGACCATCGCGCCCGGGCGGAAGCGGCCGTCCGCCAGCTGGCCCGGCACGCACCGAACTTCGACCTCGATCTGCGGGTGATCGACGGGAGCGAGGCTGTCGAACGACTCGTGACGGAGACAGCGGACACCCGGATGCTCTCCCTGCGCCGGTTCATGTACCGGGCCGCCGAGACAGTCGCCCGCGAGGAGGGGGCGGTCGGAATCGTCACCGGCGAGGCGATCGGCCAGAAGTCAAGCCAGACGACGGCCAACCTTGCGGCGACGGACGCCGTCACGGATCTGCCGATCCACCGGCCGCTGGTGACGATGGACAAGACCGCTGTCACCGAGCAGGCGCGGACCCTCGAGACGTACGACGACGCGACTGTCCCCGCCGGGTGCAACCGGATCGCACCCGACAACCCCGAGACACGGGGCGATCCAGCGGCCGTCCGGGCCGCCGAGCCGGACGAGTTGCTCGAACTGGCCGAGCGGGTGGCCGCCGAGCCCGAACGCGTCGAGCCGCCACGGGTCGACCACTGAGAGGAGGCGTGGACGGAACGGTTTTTGTCCCGGGCGTCCCGAGTCGAACTCGATGACTCGCGTCTGTCTACTGGGATCGGAGAACGTACGGCTCAGACAGACGCTTCTCTCCCACGAGACCGCCCGCGAGGCGTTGCGGACGTACGACCTCTCGGAACCGTTTCACAACGCGGTCGGCCTCGAGACGGTGAGCCTCGGCGCGGCGGTCGCGCTGCTGAACGATCTCAATTGGTATCTCGTCCGGTACGCCGATGCCGCGCTGGTCCGGGAACCCAGCGTCAGCGAGTCCGAGTGGCTCTCCCGAGACCTCGCCACCGCGATCCGGGACGACCGCGTGGCGCCCGCCGAGTCCGACCGCTATCTGAAAGTCTACGGCGTCCAACCGGCCGGGGATAGTTCGGACGAGGCCGGCGACGACGACCCGTCCGCAGGGCCAAAGTCGGGGCCGCCGGACGAAAGCGAGAGGACCACGTCCGACGGAGGGGGTCCCGAATCGCCGGAGAGAGCGGGAAGCGAGCCGGGAGACGCAAAAAACCAAGCACTCGGGCGGAGTGTGGGCTTGCCGGAACTCGTCGAACCGATGTACGTCACGCGGACCGAGGGGTCGGTTCCGGCGTACGATCTCCGGGACGTCGAAGAGACGGTCGTCGTACGCGTCACCGAAGACGAGTTCTCCAGGTGACCGGTCTCTGTATCTCTCGATGGCCGGTCATCCGCAACTTCCGGTGATCGGTCGTCTGTGTCGTCAGAAGGGTAGTCGTCTGTCTCTTCAGTCGTCAAACGAGAGGAGGCGTCCGCCGATGGTGGTCTGTGCCGCGGCGTACAGCGACAGCCCCACGACGACCGTGACGAGGACGGCGATGACGAGCCGGGCGGCGATTATCCACGTCTCGAAGAAGACGAGACCGAACGGAACCCGGCCGAGGCCGATCACGCTGTAACCCACAAGCATCGCCAGCATGGCGGGATAGCTCGCGCCGCGGTCGGCGACGCCGCGGACGATCGGGTAGACGGCGTAGGGACCGCCGGGGAGTGCCCCGCCGATCAGGCCCGCGAGGACGACGCCGCGAGCACCGGCGGCTTCGCCGAGCCAGTCGGCCAGCGCGTCGGGAGACAGAAGCGTCTCCAGGGCACTTGCGATCAGCAGCGACGCGAGGATGAGTGTGAACATATGGGTGAACGTCCCGAGCCCGGACGCGGCCGATTGGCGCGCCGCCTCGAGGTCGGTGAGCGCCAGCCAGCCGTACAGCGCAATCGCGCCCAGGACGACCACCCGCTGGTTCCACTGGCCCCCCAGGAGGACGTCAACGACGTCGCCGACCGTCGTCTGCCGGACGCGGCGTCGAACCCCGTCGACGATGTCTCCGGCAGTCATAGCAGCAGATACACCCCCACCGACACTGCGACCGTCGTCGGGATCGCGATCCCAAGTCGGAGCGCGACCGTCTTCACATCGAAAAACACCAGGCCGTAGGGGACGCGCCCCAGCCCGATGGCCCCGTAGCCGACGAGCATCGCGATCGCGGCGGCCGCACCCGCACCGGCGGCCACGACACCGCTGACGATCGGGTAGACGGCGTAGGGGCCGCCGGGTAGCATCCCGCCGATCAAGCCCGCGAGAACACTCCCACCGACGCCGGCGGCCTCGCCAAGGGCGTGCCGGATCGCCGATGCGGACACGAGCGTCTGGATCGCCGCGGCGAGGGCGAGGGCGGCAAGGATGAGCGAGAACATCCGACCGAACAACCGGAGCCCGTTGCCTACGGCTGCTTTGGCGTCGTCCGGCCGCGTGAGGAACAGATACGCGTACAGCACGACCGCACCCAGGACGACAACCCGCTGGCCGGGGCCGCTACCGATCAGGAGATCGAGTGTCGAAGGCATCGACAGCAATTCGTCGTGCGGACAGGAAAGCAGCACGAATTACCGCCTTCAGCGATCTGTCCGGGGGTCGATCGGCGTCCGGCGTGCGCGTTGCTGGTCAGCCTGGGGAATCTCCTGAATCACACCGTCGAAGTACCGCTCGTCGCCATCCTCAGTCAGAAGTCCGGTCACGGATGCTCGGAACGAGTCGCCCGAGAGCGTCTCGAGTTCGAGTTCGATATCTTGGACGATTCCCTCGCGTTCGAGCGCCGTGACGAACTGCTCTCGGTCGTCGGGATCGGCGTAAAGTTCGCGAAACGGGCGGCCCAAGAGGTCCTCGGCGTCCTCAGCGTCGAACAGATCGACGAGCGCTGGATTGACTTCGAGTAGGGCCCCATCCGGCAAGGGGGAATTTCGATAGACGCCGACGGGGAGGTTCGCAATGATACGTTCGTTCCGGCGAAACCGATCGTGTAGTTCCGCCCGATAGATCGCGTGCGAGAGATCCTCGCCGATCTCTGCCAGCAGCGCACGCTCTTCGGCGTCGAAGGCGTCGGTCTCGTTCGTGAACAGACAAAGGACGCCGTAGTCGCTGCCGTCGTACGTGATCGGGATGGCGGCGGTCGCGTCGTACCCCTGTTCGAACAGCGCGCGTTCCCGCTCGGATACCGGTGCGTGCCCGTCAATCGTCACCATCGCGATCTCACTGTTCTCGAGAGCTACGTCGACAGGGCAAGCAGCCGCCAGATCCGCGGCGTTCTCCTCGACACTCTCGAAGGTCCCCTCCTCCACGCGAGCGCGTATGTCGAACGCCGCCGAGCCGGCGGGAGTGAGGATACAGGCCTGCCGATAGGGGTCGGCACTCGCGAGGATCTCACAGACGCGGTGTTCGAGTGCCTCCCGATCCTCGGCCCGGACCAGCGACCGATTGACGTCCCGAAGAATCCCACGTATTCGATCGAGTGTCTCTGCCCGTTTGCCCGCCCGATATTTCTCGACGGCGTTTGTTACCCGGTTTACCAGCAAATCATAGCAGTCCTCACCGGTCCCTTTCTGGAGGTAGTCAGTCACACCGCGGGCGATCGCCTCGCTTGCGACCTCCTCGCTCCCCTTGCCCGTGAACAGGATAAATGGGAGGTCTGGGTGGCCCTCCCTGACGGCCTCGAGGAATTCGAGGCCGTCCATATCAGGCATATCGTAATCGCTGACGATACAGTCGACCGCCGAGGTGGACACCTCCTCGAGTGCACGTCTGGGGTCGGTCGCCGTCGTGACCTCGAAGGAGTCCGTGTCCCGTCGGAGGTTCGCCGCCGTCAGCGCCACCAAGTCCGAATCGTCGTCGACACAGAGAACGGAAACGGGGTCCATCGCTGACTGAGGGGACGACGCCAGCTACCATAACGATACGCGTCGATTTACGCTGCGAGAAAAAGGCACGCTGGCAGTCGATTCACCCGTCGAACAGCCCGGTCGAGAGATAGCGTTCGCCGCTGTCCCAGAAGACGGTCACGACCAGCGGCGGCTCCTGGGCGCCGGGGTCGGCCAGCTCCGCGGCGACGTCGCGGGCGATCACGCCCATCGCGCCGCTGGACTGGCCGACGAGCAGCCCCTCTTTGCGAGCCAGACGACGACACTCCGCCTCGGCGTCCTCAATGTCGATCGTCCGCACCTCGTCGATCATGCTGCGATCGAGGTTCTCGCTCACGAAGCCCGGTCCCATCCCCTGGAAATCATCAGACCCCGACTCGCCGGTCGAGAGGACAGCGTTGTCGGACGGCTCGACAGCAATCACGTCCATCTCGGGGAACGTCTCCCGGAGGCGGCGGGCCGTCCCGCTGATCGTCCCCCCCGTGCCCACACCGGCGACGAACGCGTCGATCGTCCGATCGCCGATCTGTTCGAGGATCTCGACGCCCGTTGTCTCGTAGTGGGCCTGTGGGTTGGCGGGGTTCTCGAACTGCCGGAGCTGGATCATTCCGTGCTCCGCCTCGAGTTCGTCGGCCCGATCGCGGGCGTCGCTCATATCTCCGGTGACGAGTTCGAGGTCCGCGCCATAGGCTTGCATGAGTTGCCGGCGCTCGACAGACATGTCCTCGGGCATGACGATCGTCACGTCGTATCCTTTCGCGGCGGCCACAAGCGAGATGCCGATGCCAGTGTTGCCGCTGGTGGGCTCGACGAGTCGATCGCCAGCTTCGAGGTCACCCTCGCGTTCGGCGGCCTCGATCATTCCCAGCGCGGGGCGATCCTTCGCTGACCCGCCGGGATTGAATGCCTCGACTTTCGCGGCGACCGTGACGCCCGGCTGGGAGCCGATCTCGACCAACGGAGTCCCGATGGTATCGAGAATGCTGTCGTCCATTACCCGGCGGTTCGCCGGCCAGGAGTAAACACCCGACGGTCACCGGCAGGTCGTGCCGCTGTCGAAGGGCGCGTCGATCCCGCAGTACTTCCCGAGAACGGCGCGGTTAAACCCGCTGGAAGTCTACCTTGAGGCATGCCACTCGAGACGATGGAACCGAATCCGGTCTGGAGCGCTGACGCCCACGAGGAAACCGTCGAGATCCTCCGTGGGTTCGACGACGTGACGTACAAGGTCTGGGGTGGGGACTGGTGTGGGGACTGCCGATCGCTACTTCCCGATTTCGGCGCGGCACTCGATGCCGCCGACGTATCCGAGAACCACATCGAACACTACCCACTCGATCAGGACAAGCAAGGAGAAGGCGTCGCAGAATACGGGATCGAGTACATCCCGACGGTCGTCGTCGAACGCGACGGGGAAGAAATCGCCCGCTTCGTCGAGGACGAGGGCGAACCGATCGCCGTCTACCTGGCGAGGCAACTCGAATCGGTCGACGCATCGGTCTGATCACGCCGCGAGTTTTCAGGCCCCGGCGTCGAACCACGCGAGCGCTTCTTCGACATCAGTCAATGGGCGCGAGCAGGTGAACTCCCGACAGGCGTAGACCGTCGGCTCGCCGTCCTTTGTTGCCCGGTCGGCGAATATCGGCGGTGCGGACTCGATATTCAGCGTCTCGAGCCACGCATCCAGTCCCCCATCGGTCGGTGGTCGGCGTGCGAGGATCCGACTGGGAAGGAACGTTCGCCCGATGCGTTCGCGCCACGATTGGGGCACAGCGTCGGCGGCGATGGTCAATTCGCTCGCCCCACTGCCCGCGTGATCGGCCGCAAGTGCCAGCGAGGCGTGCTGAAGCGGATCCGCCGCGATCGCATCGTGATGGGTCGAGAGAACGGAACGGGCGACCGAGTCGAACCGGTCGTGGGGGACGAACGCCGACAGCGACAACAGTACGTCCACGGCGACGCCGGCACTCGACGGTGTCGAGCGATCGGTCACCTCTTGGGGCCTGGCGAGTAGATCTGTCTCGCCGGCTTCCGTGAAGTACAGCGTGCCAGCCCCCTCGTCGAAGAACCGCGCTTCGATCTCGCGAGCGAGGTCCAACGCGAACGCGAGATGGTCCGGGTCGCCAGTCGCCTGGTAGCAATCGAAAGCGCCCCTGGCGAGGAACGCGTAGTCCTCCAGGTAGCCGTCGATCCGTACGTCGCCGTCGGCGTAGCGACGTTTGAGCAGGCCCGCCTCGGCGTCCCAGAGGTGCTCGCGGACGAACGCGAGTGCGTCGACGGCGCGGTCGGCCAGCTCCGCATCGAGCGCGAGCGAACCCTCCGCCAGTGCCGAGATCGCCAGCCCGTTCCAGCCCGCGAGGATCTTCTCGTCTCTGGCCGGCCGGGGGCGCTCGCCACGCGCCGCGAACAACTGCTTGCGTGCCCGTTCGAGACGGTCGTCGATCTCGGCTTCGTCCAGACCGGAGGTCGCCGCAAGTTCTTCCAGTTCGGCGCTGATGGTCAACACCGTCCGTCCGTCCTCGAAGTTACCATCCTCGGTGATCCCGTATCGTTCCAGAGCGAGCCAAGCAGTTGTCTCGTCGTCGACGGCATCCCGGACCGCTTCGGGCGTCCAGACGTAGAACGTTCCCTCCTCACCTTCGCTACGGGCGTCGAGCGTGCTGTAGAACGCGCCGTCGGGGTGGCCGAGTTCCCGATCGAGAAACTCGAAAGTCTCCCGTGCGACGCGAGCGTAGCGCTCGTTGCCGGTCGCCCGGTAGCCTTCGACGAGTGCCCGCGGGATCTCGGCGTTGTCGTAGAGCATCTTCTCG harbors:
- the cyaB gene encoding class IV adenylate cyclase — protein: MFEVEIKVRADHATVREALVDAGANPLGTIRQVDTYYEAPHRDFAATDEALRIRREHRHGETTVKLTYKGPKIDTESKTREEAETTVGDGETADAILRGLGFEPAATVEKERHRYRLDEYTVTLDDVTDLGEFVEIETDVKSEDAVEDAREKLQSRLSNVGLDPAESIRTSYLGLLLDASE
- a CDS encoding methionine adenosyltransferase, which codes for MTDRNIRVSRASGRAVEDQRVEIVERKGLGHPDSICDGVAERVSQALAQAYLDRVGRVLHYNTDETQLVAGTSAPAFGGGEVIEPIYLLLVGRATKEFQGQRIPTDTIALRAAREYLDETFPHLDVGSDVIVDVRLGEGSGDLQEVFGEDGAAVPMANDTSYGVGHAPLTETEQIVLNTERRLNGEYTDSHPEIGQDIKVMGKREGEQIDVTVAAATVDAHVNDIHEYRDAVEGVREYVADLAAEYTDREVSVHVNTADDYEEGAIYLTTTGTSAEQGDDGSVGRGNRANGLITPNRPMSMEATSGKNPVNHIGKIYNLLSTEIAHSVVEEVEGIKQLQVRLLSQIGSPIDDPHVADATIITEDGVDVADVEDDVTAIIDEELADITGITERVIDGELSTF
- a CDS encoding tRNA sulfurtransferase; translated protein: MHPPGADVVVVRHGEVGVKSDQVRMKMEFQLQENLNALLADRDLTGDTGCERNRLYVRTTEDNVEAATDAATDAPGVVSASPARSVEPSMEAITETLEATTRECYDGGPFAVRARRAGGDEIHEFTSRDIEERGGSAIWNAIEAMGETPTVDLDDPAFTVYVEARPDEAFVFLEKRSGPGGLPLGTQEPLVALISGGIDSPVAAWQAMTRGAPILPVYVDLGPYGGPDHRARAEAAVRQLARHAPNFDLDLRVIDGSEAVERLVTETADTRMLSLRRFMYRAAETVAREEGAVGIVTGEAIGQKSSQTTANLAATDAVTDLPIHRPLVTMDKTAVTEQARTLETYDDATVPAGCNRIAPDNPETRGDPAAVRAAEPDELLELAERVAAEPERVEPPRVDH
- a CDS encoding DUF5804 family protein translates to MTRVCLLGSENVRLRQTLLSHETAREALRTYDLSEPFHNAVGLETVSLGAAVALLNDLNWYLVRYADAALVREPSVSESEWLSRDLATAIRDDRVAPAESDRYLKVYGVQPAGDSSDEAGDDDPSAGPKSGPPDESERTTSDGGGPESPERAGSEPGDAKNQALGRSVGLPELVEPMYVTRTEGSVPAYDLRDVEETVVVRVTEDEFSR
- a CDS encoding permease, with amino-acid sequence MTAGDIVDGVRRRVRQTTVGDVVDVLLGGQWNQRVVVLGAIALYGWLALTDLEAARQSAASGLGTFTHMFTLILASLLIASALETLLSPDALADWLGEAAGARGVVLAGLIGGALPGGPYAVYPIVRGVADRGASYPAMLAMLVGYSVIGLGRVPFGLVFFETWIIAARLVIAVLVTVVVGLSLYAAAQTTIGGRLLSFDD
- a CDS encoding response regulator, with translation MDPVSVLCVDDDSDLVALTAANLRRDTDSFEVTTATDPRRALEEVSTSAVDCIVSDYDMPDMDGLEFLEAVREGHPDLPFILFTGKGSEEVASEAIARGVTDYLQKGTGEDCYDLLVNRVTNAVEKYRAGKRAETLDRIRGILRDVNRSLVRAEDREALEHRVCEILASADPYRQACILTPAGSAAFDIRARVEEGTFESVEENAADLAAACPVDVALENSEIAMVTIDGHAPVSERERALFEQGYDATAAIPITYDGSDYGVLCLFTNETDAFDAEERALLAEIGEDLSHAIYRAELHDRFRRNERIIANLPVGVYRNSPLPDGALLEVNPALVDLFDAEDAEDLLGRPFRELYADPDDREQFVTALEREGIVQDIELELETLSGDSFRASVTGLLTEDGDERYFDGVIQEIPQADQQRARRTPIDPRTDR
- a CDS encoding PLP-dependent cysteine synthase family protein; translated protein: MDDSILDTIGTPLVEIGSQPGVTVAAKVEAFNPGGSAKDRPALGMIEAAEREGDLEAGDRLVEPTSGNTGIGISLVAAAKGYDVTIVMPEDMSVERRQLMQAYGADLELVTGDMSDARDRADELEAEHGMIQLRQFENPANPQAHYETTGVEILEQIGDRTIDAFVAGVGTGGTISGTARRLRETFPEMDVIAVEPSDNAVLSTGESGSDDFQGMGPGFVSENLDRSMIDEVRTIDIEDAEAECRRLARKEGLLVGQSSGAMGVIARDVAAELADPGAQEPPLVVTVFWDSGERYLSTGLFDG
- a CDS encoding thioredoxin family protein, producing MPLETMEPNPVWSADAHEETVEILRGFDDVTYKVWGGDWCGDCRSLLPDFGAALDAADVSENHIEHYPLDQDKQGEGVAEYGIEYIPTVVVERDGEEIARFVEDEGEPIAVYLARQLESVDASV
- a CDS encoding thioredoxin domain-containing protein, translating into MSNPLEDNRLDAEGSPYLRQHADNPVDWQPWDDDALAAAEREDRPIFLSIGYSSCHWCHVMAEESFSDPAVAETLNEHFVPIKVDREERPDVDRIYQTLAQLLGQQGGWPLSVWLTPDRRPFYVGTYFPREPQGGRPGFEQLLEDLNETWENDRETVEERAEQWADAVAGRLEGTPDSPSEITDSPDGQLLETAAQSAVRQADREHGGFGRGGPKFPQPGRLHLLLGADARLDGASGDAGSDVDLDGIAGSELKESGDADVDAETYRTVLTETLDAMVSGGLYDHVGGGFHRYATDRSWTVPHFEKMLYDNAEIPRALVEGYRATGNERYARVARETFEFLDRELGHPDGAFYSTLDARSEGEEGTFYVWTPEAVRDAVDDETTAWLALERYGITEDGNFEDGRTVLTISAELEELAATSGLDEAEIDDRLERARKQLFAARGERPRPARDEKILAGWNGLAISALAEGSLALDAELADRAVDALAFVREHLWDAEAGLLKRRYADGDVRIDGYLEDYAFLARGAFDCYQATGDPDHLAFALDLAREIEARFFDEGAGTLYFTEAGETDLLARPQEVTDRSTPSSAGVAVDVLLSLSAFVPHDRFDSVARSVLSTHHDAIAADPLQHASLALAADHAGSGASELTIAADAVPQSWRERIGRTFLPSRILARRPPTDGGLDAWLETLNIESAPPIFADRATKDGEPTVYACREFTCSRPLTDVEEALAWFDAGA